In one window of Agrobacterium larrymoorei DNA:
- a CDS encoding VOC family protein produces the protein MKTPQGILETVIYARDLEAAERFYAEIFGLEVVSVLLEKFVFFRCGQQMLLIFNPETSRIPDPDNPIPRHGTTGAGHFCFRAESREEVDAWRDRFIAQGIEIEHYQRWGNDSSSVYVRDPAGNSVEVGETKLWSRD, from the coding sequence ATGAAAACGCCACAGGGCATATTGGAAACAGTGATTTACGCGCGCGATCTGGAGGCTGCGGAGCGTTTCTACGCGGAGATTTTCGGCCTCGAAGTGGTGAGCGTCTTGCTCGAGAAATTCGTTTTCTTCCGTTGCGGCCAACAGATGCTACTCATCTTCAACCCCGAAACATCCCGCATACCGGACCCCGACAACCCTATCCCTCGCCATGGCACGACAGGGGCCGGGCATTTCTGCTTCCGCGCCGAAAGCAGGGAGGAAGTGGATGCCTGGCGCGACCGCTTCATCGCCCAGGGCATCGAGATCGAGCATTACCAGCGCTGGGGGAACGACAGCTCCTCTGTGTATGTGAGGGACCCGGCGGGGAATTCGGTAGAGGTTGGTGAGACGAAGCTTTGGAGTAGGGATTAG
- a CDS encoding alpha-E domain-containing protein, translating into MLGRTANGLYWMFRYIERAENIARLIDAGLRVSLTRSGSTDEDWDGVLQSAGVREAFLQGNEKVTSADAIDYLLRDKTNPSSVMSCIDAGRNNARMVRTALTRETWEATNEFWIELKGLLGRRLKPAELPQVIDVIKHRAGLVRGAFHGSMLRNDLYNFSRIGTFIERADNTARILDVKYYVLLPAAAKVGSSLDNAQWESILRSVSAHRSYGWVYDAEYKPANIADFLILNGRMPRSLAYCYEKIVSNLGYLAKDYGERHQAHETSEAILSTLNKTTINRVMDQGLHEFLEVFVHKNGQLGQEITEGYRFYQ; encoded by the coding sequence ATGCTGGGAAGAACTGCAAACGGGCTCTACTGGATGTTCCGGTACATCGAGCGCGCTGAAAACATCGCTCGCCTGATCGATGCCGGACTTCGCGTTTCGCTGACGCGCAGCGGCAGCACGGATGAGGATTGGGACGGCGTTCTGCAAAGTGCGGGCGTTCGCGAGGCGTTTCTGCAAGGCAATGAGAAGGTGACATCCGCCGATGCCATCGATTACCTGCTGCGGGACAAGACAAACCCGTCAAGCGTCATGTCCTGCATCGACGCGGGCCGCAACAATGCCCGCATGGTGCGAACCGCGCTGACGCGCGAAACATGGGAAGCCACGAACGAATTCTGGATCGAGCTGAAAGGTCTACTCGGGCGCCGGCTGAAGCCAGCGGAACTGCCGCAGGTCATCGATGTCATCAAGCATCGGGCGGGGCTGGTGCGCGGTGCGTTTCACGGCTCCATGCTGCGCAACGATCTCTATAATTTCTCCCGCATCGGCACCTTCATCGAGCGGGCGGACAACACGGCGCGCATTCTGGACGTAAAATATTACGTGCTGCTGCCAGCGGCGGCAAAGGTCGGCTCTTCGCTGGATAATGCGCAGTGGGAATCCATTCTGCGTTCCGTTTCGGCCCACCGCTCCTATGGCTGGGTTTACGATGCGGAATACAAGCCCGCCAATATTGCCGACTTCCTCATTCTCAATGGGCGCATGCCGCGTTCGCTTGCCTATTGCTACGAAAAGATCGTCAGCAATCTCGGCTATCTGGCCAAGGATTACGGCGAGCGCCATCAGGCGCATGAGACATCCGAAGCCATTTTGTCCACGTTGAACAAAACCACCATAAACCGCGTGATGGATCAGGGCCTGCACGAGTTTCTGGAGGTCTTCGTTCACAAGAATGGCCAGTTGGGGCAGGAAATCACGGAAGGCTACCGCTTTTACCAGTAA
- the araD1 gene encoding AraD1 family protein yields the protein MLISQIKDASGKIIVAVREDGGEARAVNNAESVYALAMEAANGGKSLADVVVAHGYGDAVDLEKAYSEGRFLPPITHPDPAHLHLTGTGLTHLGSAATRDSMHKKTSETSEESLTDSMKMFKMGLENGKPQAGEKGVQPEWFYKGNGHVAAAPGAPLISPSFALDGGEEPEMAGIYVISDKGEAVRVGFAVSNEFSDHVTERINYLYLAHSKLRPASFGPEIRVGAPPSDIRGTSRILRDGKVIFEKPFLSGEDNMSHTFANLEYHHFKYGLFRVPGEVHVHMFGTATLSFADGIKPEAGDVFEIEAAGFGLPLKNPLKVAEEETISVRQI from the coding sequence GTGCTGATTTCTCAAATCAAGGATGCGAGTGGCAAGATCATCGTTGCTGTTCGCGAAGACGGCGGCGAAGCGCGCGCGGTCAACAATGCTGAATCCGTCTATGCGCTGGCCATGGAAGCTGCCAATGGCGGCAAGTCTCTGGCGGATGTCGTCGTCGCTCACGGCTATGGCGATGCGGTCGATCTGGAAAAGGCGTACTCGGAAGGTCGCTTCCTGCCCCCGATTACGCATCCGGACCCTGCGCATCTGCACCTGACCGGAACGGGCCTGACGCATCTCGGTTCTGCGGCCACGCGCGACAGCATGCACAAGAAGACCTCCGAAACATCGGAAGAGAGCCTGACGGACTCGATGAAGATGTTCAAGATGGGTCTGGAGAACGGTAAGCCGCAGGCTGGCGAAAAGGGCGTGCAGCCTGAGTGGTTCTACAAGGGCAACGGCCATGTCGCCGCAGCACCCGGGGCGCCGCTCATCTCACCGTCCTTCGCGCTGGATGGCGGCGAAGAGCCGGAAATGGCGGGCATCTACGTGATCTCCGACAAGGGCGAAGCCGTTCGCGTCGGTTTTGCGGTGTCCAACGAGTTCTCCGACCACGTTACCGAGCGGATCAACTATCTCTACCTCGCCCATTCCAAGCTGCGCCCTGCAAGCTTCGGCCCGGAAATCCGCGTCGGCGCACCACCATCCGATATCCGCGGCACGTCGCGCATCCTGCGTGATGGAAAGGTGATTTTCGAAAAGCCGTTCCTGTCGGGTGAAGACAACATGTCCCACACCTTCGCGAACCTCGAATACCACCACTTCAAATACGGCCTGTTCCGCGTGCCGGGCGAAGTGCATGTGCACATGTTCGGCACGGCAACGCTCTCCTTTGCCGATGGCATCAAGCCGGAAGCAGGCGACGTCTTCGAAATCGAAGCCGCCGGTTTCGGCCTGCCGCTGAAGAACCCGCTGAAGGTTGCCGAAGAAGAGACGATTTCGGTTCGTCAGATTTGA
- a CDS encoding L,D-transpeptidase — translation MSISRRGVLFGLPLLLAGCASTNFAGRPQNYAALPDERFPMPAMSLEKIKPELRRQEVAYETTHPAGTVVVDTPARRLYYVLGNGRAVRYGVGVGRQGLALKGNAYIGRKAEWPSWTPTPNMIRREPERNLKYAGGMPGGLNNPLGARALYLYRNGNDTMFRLHGTNQPQSIGHAMSSGCIRMLNHDIIDLYQRVPVGARVIVLQS, via the coding sequence ATGTCGATTTCGCGTCGTGGTGTCCTGTTCGGATTGCCGCTGTTACTGGCTGGGTGCGCGAGCACGAACTTTGCCGGTCGGCCACAGAATTATGCGGCTTTGCCGGATGAAAGATTTCCGATGCCGGCCATGTCGCTTGAGAAGATCAAGCCGGAGCTGCGCCGTCAGGAAGTCGCCTATGAGACGACCCATCCCGCAGGCACGGTTGTCGTGGATACGCCCGCGCGCCGCCTCTATTACGTTCTGGGCAATGGACGCGCCGTTCGCTATGGCGTCGGCGTCGGTCGTCAGGGTCTGGCTTTGAAGGGCAATGCCTATATCGGTCGCAAGGCCGAGTGGCCAAGCTGGACGCCGACCCCGAACATGATCCGCCGCGAGCCGGAACGGAACCTGAAATACGCGGGCGGCATGCCAGGCGGTCTCAACAATCCGCTGGGTGCCCGCGCGCTTTATCTTTACCGCAATGGCAACGACACGATGTTCCGTCTGCACGGCACCAACCAGCCGCAGTCCATCGGACACGCCATGTCCAGCGGCTGCATCCGCATGCTCAACCATGACATCATCGATCTCTATCAGCGCGTTCCCGTCGGCGCGCGGGTCATCGTTCTGCAGTCCTGA
- a CDS encoding transglutaminase family protein, producing the protein MRLKINHTTEYLYEEPVPYSLQRLRLTPASGPTQRVLNWDVAVEGATVEVRYDDHFGNRVELVETEGPRHAVKVVAGGEVETEDKAGVFGPHLGNAPLWLYLRDTPLTKPGKLVRELARQSSGSTELERLHELMALIHLEVEYQPGTTDTETTAEQALEAGRGVCQDHAHIFLSAARLLGFPARYVSGYLMMEDVAEQVATHAWGEAHIPGLGWVGFDAANKICPDERYVRIANGLCYRDCAPVSGMRVGLSGESLTVSVTVQQTQSQSQSQS; encoded by the coding sequence ATGCGTCTGAAGATCAATCACACAACCGAATATCTCTATGAAGAACCGGTGCCATATTCGCTTCAGCGCCTGCGGCTGACACCTGCCAGCGGCCCGACGCAACGGGTGCTGAACTGGGACGTGGCCGTGGAAGGCGCGACGGTGGAGGTGCGTTACGACGATCATTTCGGCAACCGTGTCGAGCTTGTCGAAACCGAAGGTCCACGCCATGCCGTGAAAGTGGTGGCGGGTGGCGAGGTGGAAACGGAAGACAAGGCGGGCGTGTTCGGCCCGCATCTGGGCAACGCACCGCTCTGGCTCTACCTGCGCGACACGCCGCTGACGAAACCGGGAAAGCTGGTTCGCGAACTGGCACGCCAGAGTTCAGGCAGCACCGAGCTCGAGCGCCTGCATGAGTTGATGGCGCTGATACATCTGGAAGTGGAATATCAACCCGGAACCACGGACACCGAAACGACGGCGGAACAGGCGCTGGAAGCTGGAAGAGGCGTGTGCCAGGACCACGCCCACATCTTCCTTTCCGCCGCGCGTCTGCTCGGCTTTCCTGCACGCTACGTCTCCGGCTATCTGATGATGGAGGATGTGGCCGAACAGGTGGCGACCCACGCCTGGGGCGAAGCGCATATTCCGGGTCTCGGCTGGGTTGGCTTCGATGCGGCAAACAAGATCTGCCCGGATGAACGCTATGTGCGTATCGCAAACGGCCTGTGCTACCGCGATTGCGCCCCCGTCTCCGGCATGCGCGTCGGTCTTTCCGGCGAAAGCCTGACCGTTTCCGTGACGGTGCAGCAGACGCAGAGCCAAAGCCAGTCGCAAAGTTGA
- a CDS encoding LysR family transcriptional regulator — translation MERDGTDLGDFLALTEDNPLLRAGLKMTHLRMLVMIEEHGQVSAAAAALNMTQPAASRMLAEMEAIVKSPLCQRASRGVVLTKFGEALAKRAKKILLELREASRELAQMKSGSGGSVFIGSVTAPAISMVVPALRKAMDTYPGIEISVQVETSNILARELLAARHDFVIGRIPDDLDPSLFNAHEIGIERACLLVGKGHPLLANPPARLEDLSGYDWVFQPPGTLLRRTMEDVFLSQGVALPRNIINTPSIVLTLAIVSKTHAIAPLAYEMAEFLSGQHAPMGDIRILPTDFELSVKPYSLLTAKDRVLPPSAQLLYDLVLEESRKVS, via the coding sequence ATGGAACGCGATGGAACGGATTTGGGCGACTTCCTTGCGCTGACGGAAGACAACCCATTGTTGCGCGCAGGCCTGAAAATGACGCATTTACGCATGCTTGTGATGATAGAAGAACACGGCCAGGTAAGCGCTGCCGCCGCTGCGCTAAATATGACGCAACCTGCCGCTTCCCGCATGTTGGCCGAAATGGAAGCCATTGTGAAGAGCCCTCTGTGCCAGCGGGCGTCTCGCGGCGTGGTGTTAACCAAATTCGGAGAAGCCCTGGCAAAGCGGGCGAAAAAGATCCTTCTGGAGCTTCGCGAGGCGAGTCGCGAGCTTGCGCAGATGAAATCCGGCAGCGGTGGCTCCGTTTTCATCGGCTCCGTTACGGCGCCTGCGATCAGCATGGTGGTTCCGGCGCTTCGAAAAGCGATGGACACCTATCCCGGCATCGAAATCAGCGTTCAGGTGGAAACCAGCAATATTCTGGCGCGCGAACTCTTGGCCGCGCGGCACGATTTCGTCATCGGTCGCATCCCGGACGATCTCGATCCTTCCCTGTTCAACGCGCATGAGATCGGCATCGAACGGGCCTGTCTTCTTGTGGGCAAAGGGCATCCGCTTCTCGCCAATCCGCCAGCGCGGCTTGAGGATCTGTCGGGCTATGACTGGGTATTCCAGCCGCCGGGCACGCTTTTGCGGCGAACCATGGAAGACGTGTTTCTATCGCAGGGCGTCGCCCTTCCCCGCAACATCATCAACACGCCATCGATCGTGCTGACCCTCGCCATCGTCAGCAAGACCCACGCGATTGCGCCGCTTGCCTATGAAATGGCGGAGTTTTTGTCCGGCCAGCACGCGCCCATGGGCGATATCCGTATTCTGCCGACGGATTTCGAGCTCAGCGTAAAACCCTACAGCCTGTTGACGGCCAAGGACCGTGTGCTGCCGCCAAGCGCGCAGCTTCTCTATGACCTTGTGCTGGAAGAAAGCCGCAAAGTCTCTTGA
- the chvE gene encoding sugar ABC transporter substrate-binding protein ChvE has translation MKSIISLVAACAIGAAAFAAPVFAQDKGTVGIAMPTKSSARWIDDGNNIVKQLKDAGYETDLQYADDDIPNQLSQIENMVTKGVKVLVIASIDGTTLSDVLKQAGSQGIKVIAYDRLIRNSGDVSYYATFDNFQVGVLQATSIVDKLGLKDGKGPFNIELFGGSPDDNNAFFFYDGAMSVLKPYIDSGKLVIKSGQQGMDKVGTLRWDPATAQARMDNLLSAYYTDAKVDAVLSPYDGISIGIISSLKGVGYGSKDQPLPVVSGQDAEVPSVKSILAGEQYSTIFKDTRELAKVTVNMVNAVMQGKEPEVNDTKTYENGVKVVPSYLLKPVAVTKENVKQVLVDSGYYKEDQLK, from the coding sequence ATGAAATCCATCATTTCGCTGGTTGCTGCCTGTGCAATCGGCGCTGCAGCTTTTGCAGCCCCAGTCTTCGCGCAGGACAAGGGCACCGTCGGCATCGCAATGCCAACGAAGTCTTCCGCTCGCTGGATCGACGACGGCAACAACATCGTCAAGCAGCTGAAGGACGCAGGTTACGAAACCGATCTGCAGTACGCAGACGACGATATTCCGAACCAGCTTTCCCAGATCGAAAACATGGTCACCAAGGGCGTCAAGGTCCTGGTTATCGCTTCGATCGACGGCACGACGCTGTCGGACGTTCTCAAGCAGGCTGGCTCGCAGGGCATCAAGGTCATCGCTTATGACCGTCTGATCCGCAACAGCGGCGACGTTTCCTACTACGCAACCTTCGACAACTTCCAGGTCGGCGTTCTGCAGGCAACTTCCATCGTCGACAAGCTCGGCCTGAAGGATGGCAAGGGTCCGTTCAACATCGAACTGTTCGGCGGTTCGCCAGACGACAACAACGCCTTCTTCTTCTACGATGGCGCAATGTCCGTTCTGAAGCCTTACATCGACAGCGGCAAGTTGGTGATCAAGTCCGGCCAGCAGGGCATGGACAAGGTCGGTACGCTGCGTTGGGATCCTGCAACGGCCCAGGCTCGTATGGATAACCTTCTCTCCGCTTACTACACCGATGCAAAGGTTGACGCTGTTCTGTCTCCTTACGATGGCATCTCCATCGGCATCATCTCCTCGCTCAAGGGCGTAGGTTATGGTTCCAAGGACCAGCCGCTGCCGGTCGTTTCCGGTCAGGACGCTGAAGTGCCTTCCGTCAAGTCCATTCTGGCTGGCGAACAGTACTCCACCATCTTCAAGGACACCCGCGAACTCGCCAAGGTTACCGTCAACATGGTCAACGCCGTGATGCAGGGCAAAGAGCCTGAAGTCAACGACACCAAGACCTACGAAAACGGCGTCAAGGTTGTTCCGTCCTACCTCCTGAAGCCGGTTGCCGTAACCAAGGAAAACGTCAAGCAGGTTCTGGTTGACAGCGGTTACTACAAAGAAGACCAGCTGAAGTAA
- the gguB gene encoding sugar ABC transporter permease GguB: MSSTNTTTEESNVVSVSSYIRSNIREYGMLIALVAIMLFFQFYTGGILFRPVNLTNLVLQNSFIVIMALGMLLVIVAGHIDLSVGSIVAFVGAIAAILTVQWGMNPLLAAIICLVVGGIIGAAQGYWIAYHRIPSFIVTLAGMLVFRGLTLFVLGGKNIGPFPTDFQVISTGFLPDIGGIEGLNTTSLILTIAITVVLFFLAWRRRQVNVSHGIDVEPTGFFIVQNLLISAAILFLGYQLSTYRGLPNVLIVMLVLIALYSFVTRRTTIGRRVYAMGGNEKATKLSGINTERLSFLTFVNMGVLAGLAGMIIATRLNSATPKAGVGFELDVIAACFIGGASASGGVGKITGAVIGAFIMGVMNNGMSIVGLGIDFQQMVKGLVLLAAVFFDVYNKNKG; encoded by the coding sequence ATGAGTTCGACCAACACAACCACCGAAGAGAGCAACGTCGTCTCGGTCAGCTCGTATATCCGGTCCAACATCCGTGAATACGGCATGCTGATCGCGCTCGTCGCCATCATGCTCTTCTTCCAGTTCTATACGGGCGGTATTCTCTTCCGTCCGGTCAACCTGACCAACCTCGTGCTGCAGAACTCGTTCATCGTCATCATGGCGCTGGGCATGCTGCTCGTCATCGTGGCGGGGCATATCGACCTTTCCGTTGGCTCCATCGTCGCCTTCGTCGGCGCTATAGCGGCCATTTTGACCGTGCAATGGGGCATGAACCCGCTGCTGGCCGCGATCATCTGCCTCGTCGTCGGCGGCATTATCGGTGCTGCACAGGGTTACTGGATCGCCTATCACCGCATCCCGTCCTTCATCGTGACGCTGGCTGGCATGCTCGTTTTCCGCGGCCTGACGCTCTTCGTCCTTGGTGGCAAGAACATCGGCCCGTTCCCGACGGACTTTCAGGTCATCAGCACCGGCTTCCTGCCGGATATCGGTGGCATCGAAGGCCTGAACACGACGTCTCTGATCCTGACCATCGCGATCACGGTCGTCCTGTTCTTCCTCGCATGGCGTCGTCGCCAGGTGAATGTCAGCCACGGTATCGATGTCGAGCCCACAGGTTTCTTCATCGTCCAGAATTTGCTGATTTCCGCAGCAATCCTGTTCCTCGGCTATCAGCTGTCGACCTATCGCGGCCTGCCGAACGTTCTCATCGTCATGCTGGTGCTGATTGCGCTTTACAGCTTCGTCACGCGCCGCACGACCATTGGTCGCCGCGTTTACGCGATGGGCGGTAACGAGAAGGCTACCAAGCTTTCGGGCATCAATACCGAACGCCTCAGCTTCCTGACCTTCGTCAACATGGGCGTGCTTGCAGGTCTTGCCGGCATGATCATTGCGACGCGTCTGAACTCGGCAACGCCGAAGGCCGGTGTCGGCTTCGAGCTGGACGTGATCGCGGCCTGCTTCATCGGCGGTGCTTCCGCTTCCGGCGGCGTGGGCAAGATCACCGGTGCGGTCATCGGCGCGTTCATCATGGGCGTCATGAACAACGGCATGTCGATCGTCGGCCTCGGCATCGACTTCCAGCAGATGGTCAAGGGCCTCGTGCTGCTCGCTGCCGTGTTCTTCGACGTCTACAACAAGAACAAGGGCTGA
- a CDS encoding circularly permuted type 2 ATP-grasp protein produces the protein MINADSTPRSPYENYNDWYSRQDRAHLIQKSKDAENIFRKTGITFAVYGHADSAEKLIPFDIIPRIISGREWRKLAQGIEQRVIALNAFLDDIYHKQEIIRAGRIPRELIEKNEAFLPQMIGFRPPGGVYTHIVGTDIVRTGEDQFYVLEDNARTPSGVSYMLENRETMMQMFPELFHENKVQRVEDYPYLLRQSLASLAPPGCKGKPRVAVLTPGIYNSAYYEHSFLADMMGVELVEGSDLRVMDGKVKMRTTQGYEAIDVLYRRVDDDFLDPLTFRPDSALGVPGIMDVYRAGNITIANAPGTGISDDKAIYSYMPEIVEFYTGRKPLLENVPTWRCSEPDSLKYVLDNLADLVVKEVHGSGGYGMLVGPTATKKERTLFAEKLRARPGNYIAQPTLSLSTVPIMVKKGIAPRHVDLRPYVLVSDKVKIIPGGLTRVALKQGSLVVNSSQGGGTKDTWVLED, from the coding sequence ATGATAAATGCGGACTCGACGCCGCGAAGCCCATACGAAAACTACAACGATTGGTACAGCCGACAGGACAGGGCGCACCTGATCCAGAAGTCCAAGGACGCGGAAAACATCTTCCGAAAAACCGGCATCACCTTTGCCGTGTACGGCCACGCAGACAGCGCCGAAAAACTCATCCCATTCGACATCATTCCCCGCATCATTTCCGGCAGAGAATGGCGCAAGCTTGCGCAAGGCATCGAGCAGCGCGTCATTGCCCTCAACGCCTTTCTGGATGACATCTACCACAAGCAGGAAATCATCCGCGCTGGCCGCATTCCGCGTGAGTTGATCGAGAAGAACGAGGCCTTCCTGCCGCAGATGATCGGTTTCCGGCCACCCGGCGGCGTGTACACGCACATTGTCGGAACGGATATCGTTCGCACCGGCGAGGACCAGTTCTACGTTCTGGAAGACAATGCCCGCACGCCTTCCGGTGTCAGCTACATGCTGGAAAACCGCGAAACCATGATGCAGATGTTCCCGGAGCTTTTCCACGAGAACAAGGTGCAGCGCGTCGAGGATTATCCTTATCTGCTGCGCCAGTCGCTGGCTTCGCTGGCACCTCCCGGCTGCAAGGGCAAGCCGCGCGTGGCTGTCCTCACCCCCGGCATCTATAATTCCGCCTATTACGAACACTCCTTCCTTGCCGATATGATGGGCGTGGAACTGGTGGAAGGCTCCGACCTGCGCGTGATGGACGGCAAGGTGAAGATGCGCACGACGCAGGGTTACGAGGCCATCGACGTGCTTTACCGCCGTGTCGATGACGACTTCCTCGACCCCCTCACCTTCCGCCCGGATTCCGCACTCGGCGTGCCCGGCATCATGGATGTCTATCGCGCAGGCAACATCACCATTGCCAATGCACCGGGCACCGGCATTTCCGATGACAAGGCCATCTATTCCTATATGCCGGAAATCGTTGAGTTCTACACGGGCCGCAAGCCGCTTCTGGAAAACGTGCCGACATGGCGCTGTTCCGAACCGGACAGCCTGAAATATGTGCTCGATAACCTGGCCGATCTGGTGGTGAAGGAAGTTCACGGCTCCGGCGGCTATGGCATGCTGGTTGGCCCCACGGCAACCAAGAAGGAGCGCACGCTTTTTGCCGAAAAGCTGCGGGCGCGCCCCGGCAATTACATTGCCCAGCCAACGCTTTCGCTTTCGACAGTGCCGATCATGGTGAAAAAGGGCATTGCTCCGCGCCACGTGGATCTTCGCCCCTATGTTCTCGTCTCCGACAAGGTGAAGATCATTCCCGGCGGCTTGACCCGAGTTGCCCTCAAGCAGGGCTCGCTCGTGGTCAATTCCAGCCAGGGCGGCGGCACCAAGGATACGTGGGTACTGGAGGACTGA
- the gguA gene encoding sugar ABC transporter ATP-binding protein GguA — translation MDNTILEMRNITKTFPGVKALENVNLKVRQGEIHALVGENGAGKSTLMKVLSGVYPAGTFDGEIHYEGAQRNFRAINDSEDIGIIIIHQELALVPLLSIAENIFLGNEVAQNGVISWQQTFNRTRELLKKVGLKESPETLITDIGVGKQQLVEIAKALSKSVKLLILDEPTASLNESDSEALLNLLMEFRNQGLTSIIITHKLNEVRKVADQITVLRDGMTVKTLDCHKEEISEDVIIRNMVGRDLEDRYPPRDVPIGETIFEVKNWNAYHQHHRDRQMLHDINVNVRKGEVVGIAGLMGAGRTEFAMSVFGKSYGHKITGDVLIHGKPVDVSTVRKAIDAGLAYVTEDRKHLGLVLNDNILHNTTLANLAGVSSASVIDDIKEMKVATDYRKRLRIRSSGIFQETVNLSGGNQQKVVLSKWLFSNPDVLILDEPTRGIDVGAKYEIYTIINQLAADGKGVLMISSEMPELLGNCDRIYVMNEGRIVAELPKGEASQESIMRAIMRSGEKN, via the coding sequence ATGGACAATACCATTCTCGAAATGCGGAACATCACCAAGACGTTTCCGGGCGTGAAAGCGCTGGAAAACGTGAACCTCAAGGTTCGTCAGGGTGAAATACACGCGCTCGTCGGCGAGAATGGCGCGGGAAAGTCGACCCTCATGAAGGTCCTTTCCGGCGTTTATCCCGCTGGCACATTTGACGGAGAAATTCACTACGAAGGTGCGCAGCGCAACTTCCGCGCCATCAACGACAGTGAAGACATCGGCATCATCATCATTCACCAGGAGCTGGCTCTCGTTCCGCTTCTGTCGATTGCCGAAAACATTTTCCTCGGAAACGAAGTCGCCCAGAACGGTGTCATCAGCTGGCAGCAGACCTTCAATCGCACGCGTGAGCTGCTGAAGAAGGTCGGTCTGAAGGAATCGCCGGAAACCCTCATCACCGATATCGGTGTCGGCAAGCAGCAGCTGGTGGAAATCGCCAAGGCTCTGTCCAAGAGCGTGAAGCTGCTGATCCTCGATGAGCCGACGGCATCGCTGAACGAAAGCGATTCCGAGGCGTTGCTGAACCTCCTCATGGAGTTCCGCAATCAGGGACTGACATCGATCATCATCACCCACAAGCTGAACGAAGTCCGCAAGGTTGCCGACCAGATCACGGTTCTGCGTGACGGCATGACGGTCAAGACGCTCGACTGTCACAAGGAAGAGATCAGCGAAGACGTCATCATTCGCAACATGGTCGGTCGCGATCTCGAGGATCGCTATCCGCCGCGCGATGTGCCGATTGGCGAAACCATCTTCGAAGTGAAGAACTGGAACGCCTATCACCAGCATCACCGCGACCGCCAGATGCTGCATGACATCAACGTCAATGTCCGCAAGGGCGAGGTTGTCGGTATTGCCGGGCTGATGGGCGCAGGCCGCACCGAATTCGCCATGAGCGTGTTCGGAAAGTCCTACGGTCACAAGATCACCGGCGATGTCCTTATTCACGGCAAGCCTGTCGACGTCAGCACAGTGCGCAAGGCAATCGATGCGGGTCTGGCCTATGTGACGGAAGACCGCAAGCATCTCGGTCTCGTGCTGAACGACAACATTCTGCACAACACCACGCTTGCCAATCTCGCGGGCGTCTCGTCTGCCAGCGTCATCGACGACATCAAGGAAATGAAGGTCGCCACGGATTATCGAAAGCGCCTGCGCATTCGCTCTTCCGGCATCTTCCAGGAAACGGTCAACCTTTCGGGCGGCAACCAGCAGAAGGTCGTGCTGTCGAAGTGGCTGTTCTCCAATCCTGACGTCCTCATTCTGGATGAGCCGACGCGCGGTATCGACGTCGGTGCCAAGTACGAAATCTACACTATTATCAACCAGCTTGCCGCCGATGGTAAGGGCGTTCTGATGATCTCTTCGGAGATGCCTGAACTGCTCGGCAATTGCGACCGCATCTACGTGATGAACGAAGGACGCATTGTCGCCGAATTGCCGAAGGGAGAGGCGAGCCAGGAAAGTATCATGCGCGCTATCATGCGCTCAGGGGAGAAGAACTGA
- a CDS encoding class I SAM-dependent methyltransferase: MTQARDDDTIEFYARETVAYTARGKGASSRLQTFLAALPAGGIILELGCGAGQDSEAMLALGFDARPTDGTPEMARSASARLGIPVKTLLFEDIDERNIYDGVWANACLLHVPRSSLPSIIERIYNALKSNGVFYASYKAGEAEGRDDFDRFYNYPSKGWLSDVYQQLPWASLTIDTSNKGSGYDNKPTDWLHVTAVKL; the protein is encoded by the coding sequence ATGACCCAAGCCCGAGACGACGACACGATCGAATTTTATGCCAGAGAAACTGTCGCCTATACCGCCAGAGGCAAGGGAGCCTCCTCCCGGCTGCAGACTTTCCTCGCCGCGTTACCTGCGGGTGGCATCATCCTCGAACTGGGCTGCGGTGCCGGGCAGGATAGCGAAGCCATGCTTGCGCTGGGCTTCGACGCTCGCCCGACGGATGGCACGCCGGAAATGGCCCGCTCCGCATCGGCCCGTCTTGGCATTCCGGTGAAAACGCTGCTGTTCGAAGATATTGATGAGCGGAATATCTATGATGGCGTCTGGGCCAATGCATGCCTGCTGCATGTGCCGAGATCCAGCCTTCCCTCCATCATCGAGCGCATTTACAACGCGCTGAAAAGCAATGGCGTCTTCTATGCCAGCTACAAGGCAGGCGAAGCCGAAGGTCGCGATGATTTCGACCGCTTCTACAACTATCCCTCAAAAGGCTGGCTTTCCGACGTCTATCAGCAGCTTCCATGGGCATCGCTGACGATAGACACTTCGAACAAGGGCAGCGGCTATGACAACAAGCCGACGGATTGGCTGCATGTCACTGCGGTAAAACTCTAA